A DNA window from Vigna angularis cultivar LongXiaoDou No.4 chromosome 1, ASM1680809v1, whole genome shotgun sequence contains the following coding sequences:
- the LOC108318793 gene encoding chaperone protein dnaJ 20, chloroplastic codes for MRCNGLTVHGSNHRGFCVPTVSPVFLRPTRPVTRIAFPKASLKNEGLVMELSFYELLGIPESGSLMEIKNAYKQLARKYHPDVSPPGRVEEYTKRFIQVQEAYETLSDPSRRAMYDHDMAKGINFAFNARRRRNYHDQVVEQKTEWKSRWQSQLSELKRRSNSKEGGGNMSWAARMRQQRDELANES; via the exons atgcgGTGTAATGGTTTAACCGTACACGGAAGCAACCACCGTGGCTTCTGCGTCCCCACCGTGTCTCCGGTGTTCTTGAGACCCACCCGACCCGTCACCCGTATCGCGTTTCCCAAGGCTAGCCTGAAGAACGAGGGACTAGTGATGGAGTTAAGCTTCTACGAGCTTCTGGGTATACCCGAATCCGGTTCCTTGATGGAGATCAAGAACGCGTACAAGCAACTCGCCCGAAAGTACCACCCGGATGTGTCTCCTCCGGGTCGGGTGGAGGAATACACCAAACGGTTTATTCAGGTGCAGGAAGCCTACGAAACTCTCTCCGATCCTTCCCGAAGAGCCATGTACGATCACGACATGGCTAAAGGTATTAACTTCGCTTTCAACGCCCGCAGACGCCGCAATTACCACGATCAG GTGGTGGAACAAAAAACTGAATGGAAATCTCGGTGGCAATCTCAACTGTCGGAGCTGAAGAGAAGAAGTAACAGCAAGGAGGGTGGAGGGAATATGTCATGGGCAGCGAGAATGCGCCAGCAGAGGGATGAATTGGCTAATGAATCATGA
- the LOC128193303 gene encoding ervatamin-A-like, with the protein MASTLDTKSVVVTLFIYLWTCTSRATSRALSEPSIAALHEDWAVLHGRVYANSAEKDRRQQIFKDNLDFIRKHNSQENKSYTLSTNLFADLTNDEFLASHTGALYNPHTLPPSSSINRSLSVVTSSLDWRKKGAVNKIKYQGQCGSCWAFSAVATVEGITQIKTGNLISLSEQQLVDCASYHGCHGESLENAFGYIKSMGLGTDAEYPYKETTGSCHSVNPAARIGGFQMVPQQREEELLQAVSRQPVSVILDASGQAFQFYKGGVFGGECGTQLNHAVTAIGYDEDANGKYWLIRNSWGEGWGEEGYMKIMRNTGVPEGLCGINMHATYPLL; encoded by the exons ACCTTCCATTGCTGCACTGCATGAAGACTGGGCTGTCCTGCATGGCCGTGTTTATGCTAATAGCGCAGAGAAGGACAGACGCCAACAGATATTCAAGGACAACTTGGACTTCATACGCAAACACAACAGCCAAGAAAACAAGAGCTACACTTTAAGCACAAACCTTTTTGCTGATTTAACTAACGATGAATTCCTCGCGTCTCACACAGGAGCTCTTTATAACCCACACACTCTACCACCTTCCTCCAGCATCAACCGCAGTCTCTCTGTCGTTACGTCAAGCTTGGATTGGAGAAAGAAAGGAGCCGTTAACAAAATTAAGTACCAAGGCCAATGTG GGAGTTGCTGGGCATTTTCAGCTGTGGCGACAGTTGAGGGGATTACCCAAATAAAAACTGGAAACTTGATTTCGTTGTCTGAGCAACAATTGGTGGATTGTGCCAGCTATCACGGATGCCACGGAGAATCCTTGGAAAACGCCTTTGGGTATATAAAAAGCATGGGTCTTGGAACTGATGCAGAATACCCTTACAAGGAAACAACTGGGAGTTGCCATTCTGTGAATCCTGCAGCCAGGATTGGAGGTTTCCAAATGGTGCCTCAGCAGAGGGAGGAGGAACTTCTTCAGGCAGTGAGCAGGCAACCCGTCTCTGTAATCCTTGATGCTAGTGGACAAGCATTTCAGTTTTACAAGGGAGGAGTTTTCGGTGGTGAGTGTGGAACTCAACTTAACCATGCTGTTACTGCAATTGGGTATGATGAGGATGCAAATGGCAAGTACTGGTTGATAAGAAATTCTTGGGGTGAAGGATGGGGAGAGGAGGGTTACATGAAGATTATGAGGAACACCGGCGTCCCCGAAGGTCTATGCGGCATCAACATGCATGCCACTTATCCCCTACTCTAA
- the LOC108341392 gene encoding SWI/SNF complex component SNF12 homolog yields MVTGFGYSKSRFGYKHLGDLGIWHYVKARKLQNPNDPSFFHCDQPLQKVFGEEKMKFTMVSQKISSHLFPLQPILLEHKIKLSGNSPVGTACYDVMVDVPFPIQRELSALLANVEKNKEIETCDEAICGIITKIHEHRRRRTFFLGFSQSPVEFINALIESQSRDLKLVSREPSRNAEKERRSDFFNQPW; encoded by the exons ATGGTCACTG GGTTTGGGTATTCAAAATCGCGATTTGGGTATAAGCATCTTGGCGATTTGGGGATCTGGCACTATGTAAAGGCCAGGAAGTTGCAAAACCCTAATGACCCTTCTTTCTTTCACTGTGATCAGCCTCTTCAGAAAGtatttggagaagaaaagatgaagtttACAATGGTTTCGCAGAAAATATCTTCACATTTATTCCCTCTACAGCCTATACTTTTGGAACACAAGATCAAGCTATCGGGAAACAGTCCAGTTGGGACTGCTTGTTATGATGTGATGGTTGATGTTCCTTTCCCAATTCAGAGGGAGTTGTCTGCTTTATTGGCTAATGTGGAAAAGAACAAAGAGATTGAGACATGTGATGAAGCAATATGTGGAATCATTACAAAAATTCATGAGCACAGAAGGAGACGGACATTCTTTCTTGGTTTCAGTCAATCGCCAGTAGAATTTATTAATGCATTGATTGAATCGCAAAGCAGGGATCTGAAACTTGTTTCCAGAGAACCTAGTCGCAATGCAGAGAAAGAGCGTCGATCAGATTTCTTCAACCAACCATGGTAA